In one window of Chloroflexota bacterium DNA:
- a CDS encoding 4Fe-4S ferredoxin produces MVIKTQRKIVKIDAEKCDGCGQCVSACAEGAIEVVNGKARLVSEKYCDGLGACLGECPQGAITIEERESDPFDEEAARHHLETKKQTEDTLPCGCPSASVTQFEVRGAEAKAAPEVSFRSELGHWPVQLTLVPPTAPFLQEADLVLAADCVPFAYAEFHQHFLRDHALLVACPKLDDFQAHLQKLTEVLRRSSVKSLTVVRMEVGCCRGLVQMAQQAIAASGRDIPLREVVIGIRGEAKSEALVGGHRSSEQGSCGCAL; encoded by the coding sequence ATGGTAATAAAGACACAGAGAAAGATCGTAAAAATCGATGCGGAGAAATGCGACGGGTGCGGGCAGTGTGTGTCAGCTTGCGCCGAAGGAGCCATTGAGGTGGTCAATGGAAAGGCCAGGCTGGTAAGCGAGAAGTATTGCGACGGTCTGGGTGCCTGTCTTGGCGAATGTCCACAGGGAGCCATCACTATCGAGGAGCGGGAAAGCGATCCCTTTGACGAAGAAGCAGCTAGGCATCACCTGGAGACAAAGAAACAGACAGAAGATACCCTTCCTTGCGGATGTCCTTCGGCTAGTGTCACCCAGTTTGAGGTCAGGGGTGCTGAGGCCAAGGCAGCCCCCGAAGTATCGTTCAGGTCGGAGCTTGGTCACTGGCCGGTGCAGCTCACTCTGGTCCCGCCAACAGCGCCCTTCCTTCAGGAAGCTGACCTGGTGCTGGCTGCCGATTGCGTTCCCTTTGCCTATGCTGAATTTCATCAACATTTTCTCCGCGATCATGCCCTGCTGGTGGCCTGCCCCAAGCTGGACGATTTCCAGGCCCACCTGCAGAAGTTGACCGAGGTCCTCCGCCGTTCGTCTGTGAAGAGCCTTACTGTGGTGCGCATGGAGGTAGGTTGCTGCCGTGGACTGGTGCAGATGGCACAGCAAGCCATAGCTGCCAGCGGCAGAGACATACCGCTAAGGGAGGTTGTGATCGGCATCAGAGGAGAGGCGAAGTCCGAGGCTTTGGTCGGAGGTCATCGAAGCAGTGAGCAAGGGAGCTGTGGGTGTGCTTTGTAG